One genomic region from Campylobacter sp. RM5004 encodes:
- a CDS encoding tetraacyldisaccharide 4'-kinase, which translates to MSFLDRYFFKPSIWQKLIIFLLLPFSLLYALISIISFKKQKKYNFNIPIISIGNISVGGNGKTPFCKALSDILYSKYQDNIFIILRGYKRKSKGVILVKFRNQILCDLASSGDEAMEHAIFTKANVIVSEDRVKGIQKALELGAKCIILDDAFSKQNINKFDILLNSKIKYKYNFCLPSGAYRLPKSYEKLANFNAYEDIHFVRKSYIKEIKEDMILISAIAKPFRLLVYKDLVKAHYFYNDHAEFNKDEIINLLKKHNAKHILLSKKDYVKMKDFGLSLVIIDEELIIYDELKNAINDYLKEFDVSNKDN; encoded by the coding sequence ATGAGTTTTTTAGATAGGTATTTTTTTAAACCTTCAATATGGCAAAAGTTGATTATTTTTTTACTTTTGCCATTTTCTTTGCTTTATGCTTTAATTTCAATAATTTCTTTTAAAAAACAAAAAAAATATAATTTTAATATTCCTATAATTAGTATAGGAAATATTAGCGTAGGTGGCAATGGAAAAACTCCTTTTTGTAAGGCTTTAAGCGATATTTTATACTCAAAATATCAAGATAATATTTTTATTATTCTTCGTGGATATAAGCGTAAAAGTAAAGGCGTAATTTTAGTGAAATTCCGAAATCAAATTCTATGTGATTTAGCAAGTTCTGGTGATGAAGCAATGGAACATGCGATATTTACTAAAGCAAATGTTATTGTTAGCGAAGATAGAGTAAAAGGCATTCAAAAAGCACTAGAGTTAGGTGCAAAATGTATTATTTTAGATGATGCTTTTAGTAAGCAAAATATAAATAAATTTGATATTTTGCTCAATTCTAAAATCAAATATAAATATAATTTTTGCTTGCCAAGTGGTGCTTATAGGCTTCCTAAATCTTATGAAAAATTAGCAAATTTTAATGCTTATGAAGATATTCATTTTGTAAGAAAATCTTATATAAAAGAAATAAAAGAAGATATGATTTTAATTTCTGCAATTGCTAAGCCTTTTAGATTATTAGTTTATAAAGACCTTGTAAAAGCTCATTATTTTTATAATGACCATGCTGAATTTAATAAAGATGAAATCATAAATCTTTTAAAAAAGCACAATGCAAAACATATTTTGCTTAGTAAAAAAGACTATGTAAAAATGAAAGATTTTGGCTTAAGCCTTGTAATAATTGATGAAGAATTAATAATTTATGATGAGTTAAAAAATGCTATAAATGATTATTTAAAGGAGTTTGATGTATCTAATAAAGACAACTAG
- the cutA gene encoding divalent cation tolerance protein CutA codes for MYLIKTTSNDEAILKKIAQKLVKKDLSKCVHIIKLESIYKWQGKIQNDDEYCLEIKSNNVKKVYKVIKKHHNYECFEFVYYKFKTSKEYLKFLKE; via the coding sequence ATGTATCTAATAAAGACAACTAGTAATGATGAAGCAATACTTAAAAAAATAGCACAAAAATTAGTGAAAAAAGATTTAAGCAAGTGTGTTCATATAATAAAACTTGAAAGTATTTATAAATGGCAAGGCAAAATACAAAATGATGATGAATATTGCTTAGAAATTAAGTCAAATAATGTTAAAAAAGTTTATAAAGTAATCAAAAAACACCATAATTACGAATGTTTTGAGTTTGTGTATTATAAATTTAAAACAAGTAAAGAATATTTAAAATTTTTAAAGGAGTAA